CCCACCAGGGGTTCGGCCGCCTCGTCGCCGGCGCCGGCCAACAGGGCCGTTTCGTCGATCTCGACGCCGATGTCGTCACTCGTCGGCTCGACCGGATCCACCGACAGCTCGTCGGGCTCGGTCCCGGCCGCCTTCGCCGCGGCGACCACGCCGGAGGTCGCCCCGACCGCGGCGAGCTCCTCGGTGAGCTCTTCCGCTTCGTCCCGCGGCTTGCCCTTCAGCGACGCGGGATCCTCCCGACCCTTGGTCGCGGCCATCAGGTAGACCACCGCACCGATGAACACGAACGCCGAGGTGAACGAGTTGATCCGGATACCGGCGATCAGCGTGGCGTCGTCGTCCCGCAGCAGCTCGATCCAGAACCGGCCCGCGCAGTAACCGGCGACGTAGAGCGCGAACAGACGTCCGTGGCCGAGCCTGAACCGCCGGTCCGCCCACAGCAGGAACACGAAAACCCCGACGTTCCACAGCAGTTCGTACAGGAACGTCGGGTGGACGATCGCGACCAGCTCGCCCGTCGACACCCCGTTGGCCAGATCCGGGCTGACATAGCCCGCGGCGTTGCGCCGCTCGTAGATCTCCAGACCCCACGGCAGGGTGGTCGGCCTGCCGTACAGCTCCTGGTTGAAGTAGTTGCCCAGCCGCCCGATCGCCTGGGCCAGCACGATGCCGGGCGCGACCGCGTCGCCGAACGCCGGCAGCGGAATTCCCTTCAGCCGGCATCCGATCCACGCGCCCACACCACCGAGCGCCACCGCGCCCCAGATCCCCAGGCCGCCTTCCCAGATGCGCACCACGCCGGCCAGACCGGCGCCGCCCTCGCCGAAGTACTTCGGCCAGTCGGTGATCACGTGGTAGAGCCGCCCACCGATCAACCCGAACGGCACCGCCCACAGCACGATGTCGTAGACGACACCCTGTTCACCGCCGCGGGCCACCCACCGCCGGTCACCGATGATCAGCGCGACCACGATGCCGACGATGATGCACAGCGCATAGGCCCGGATCGGAACGGGGCCGAGGTACCACACCCCCTGCGGGGGGCTCGGGAACGAGGCCAGTATCGACGTCGTCACGCGTCAACCTTCTGTCGCACGCCTTCAGCAAGTTCAGCGGTCAGCGAGCGCACCGCCTGTACACCATCTTGCAGCGCCGACACCAACGCCGAGCCCACGATCACCCCGTCGGCGTAGGAGGCGATCTCGGCGGCCTGCTCCCGTGACCGCACGCCCAGCCCCACACCCACGGGGATGTCGGACACCGCCCGGACCCGCCGGACCAGCTCCGGCGCCGCCGACGACACCTGATCGCGGGCGCCGGTCACCCCCATCGTCGAGGCGGCGTAGACGAAACCCCGCGACGCCGCCGCGGTCATGGCCAGCCGTTCCGGCGTCGACGACGGCGCCACCAGGAAGATCCGGTCCAGGTTCCGCGCGTCGGAGACCTCCAGCCACTCCCCCGCCTCGTCGACGATCAGGTCCGGGGTGATCATCCCCAACCCGCCCGCGGCGGCGAGGTCCCGTGCGAACGCGTCGATCCCGTAGCGCAGCACCAGGTTCCAGTACGTCATGACGACGGCCTGCCCGCCGGCATTGCTGATCGCCTCGACGGCCTTGAGCGAATCACGCACCCGCACCCCGCCGCGCAGCGCCGCATCGGTGGCGGCGGCGATGACCGGTCCGTCCATGCCCGGATCCGAGTACGGGATGCCGACCTCGACCACATCGCAGCCCGACTCGACCAACGCCCGCATCGCCGAGATCGACGTGGGCACATCGGGATACCCGGTCGGCAGGTAGCAGATCAGCGCGGAACGCCCTTCGGCGCGGCACTTGTCGAACGTCGGGCCGAGTCTGCTCACGACTTACCGTCCATCAATCCGAACCACTTGGCCGCCGTCTCGACGTCCTTGTCCCCCCGGCCCGACAGGTTCACCACGATGATCGACCCGGGGCCGAGCTCCGGACCGAGCTGCAGCGCCCCGGCCACTGCGTGCGCCGACTCGATCGCCGGGATGATCCCCTCGGTGCGGCACAGCAGCGCGAACGCGTCCATCGCCTCGGAGTCGGTGATCGGGCGGTACTCCGCACGGCCGATGTCGCGCAGGTAGGCGTGTTCCGGACCGACTCCCGGGTA
The window above is part of the Mycolicibacterium hassiacum DSM 44199 genome. Proteins encoded here:
- the lgt gene encoding prolipoprotein diacylglyceryl transferase — its product is MTTSILASFPSPPQGVWYLGPVPIRAYALCIIVGIVVALIIGDRRWVARGGEQGVVYDIVLWAVPFGLIGGRLYHVITDWPKYFGEGGAGLAGVVRIWEGGLGIWGAVALGGVGAWIGCRLKGIPLPAFGDAVAPGIVLAQAIGRLGNYFNQELYGRPTTLPWGLEIYERRNAAGYVSPDLANGVSTGELVAIVHPTFLYELLWNVGVFVFLLWADRRFRLGHGRLFALYVAGYCAGRFWIELLRDDDATLIAGIRINSFTSAFVFIGAVVYLMAATKGREDPASLKGKPRDEAEELTEELAAVGATSGVVAAAKAAGTEPDELSVDPVEPTSDDIGVEIDETALLAGAGDEAAEPLVGVVTDARQLAIDAEDPFEEVAEAANSVTDGEGYVPDDAPAEPAPVAAADPSPEPEPAEPVAVSAAETPADPAPVRYEDAPGVTDARKLAIDAEDPFDDIAYAANSVTDGEEDGSGLATVVSADEADDTGRDGPAADEADGTAGGETPADAAEEKAEEAPGDEAGGDEAGGDEAGGDEAAPDQARRAADEVSSDEAPADEAPAGEAEEDQAGEAPADEAPG
- the trpA gene encoding tryptophan synthase subunit alpha, whose protein sequence is MSRLGPTFDKCRAEGRSALICYLPTGYPDVPTSISAMRALVESGCDVVEVGIPYSDPGMDGPVIAAATDAALRGGVRVRDSLKAVEAISNAGGQAVVMTYWNLVLRYGIDAFARDLAAAGGLGMITPDLIVDEAGEWLEVSDARNLDRIFLVAPSSTPERLAMTAAASRGFVYAASTMGVTGARDQVSSAAPELVRRVRAVSDIPVGVGLGVRSREQAAEIASYADGVIVGSALVSALQDGVQAVRSLTAELAEGVRQKVDA